The Agromyces sp. G08B096 DNA window GCGAAGGTGTTCTTCCTCAACAACGCCATCAACCACGGCGTGCTCACGCCGCTCGGCACCCAGGAGGCCGCCGACACGGGGCAGTCCATCCTGTTCCTGCTCGAGGCGAACCCCGGGCCCGGCGTCGGCCTGCTGCTCGCATTCACGCTGTTCGGCATCGGTGCGGCGCGCGCCACCGCCCCGGGCGCCGCGGTCATCCAGTTCTTCGGCGGCATCCACGAGGTGTACTTCCCGTACGCCCTCATGAAGCCCGTGCTGATCCTCGCCCTCATCGCCGGCGGAATGACGGGCGTCACCACGAACATGCTCCTGGGCGGTGCGCTCAGGGCACCGGCCGCACCAGGCAGCATCATCGCGGTGCTCGCGCAAACGGCGGCCGGCGCCTACGTCGCGGTCATCCTCTCGGTCGTGCTCTCGGCCGCGGTGACCTTCGTCATCGCCTCCGTGATCCTGCGGGCGTCGCGGAAGCGCGACCTCGCGGCCGAGGCGGCGGGCGGCGACGCGTTCGGCGCCGCGATCGACCGCACCACCGAGGCGAAGGGCAAGCAGTCCGCCTACCTCGACGGCCTCCGGGCCGAGGGCATGGAGGACGTCGAAGAGGCCGGAGTCCTCACCGCCGCGACGCTCGGCGACAAGCGCATCGAGCACGTCGTGTTCGCCTGCGACGCCGGGATGGGCTCGTCGGCCATGGGCGCGAGCGTGCTCAGGAACAAGATCAAGAAGGCCGGCATCGAGGGTGTCACCGTGGTCAACACGGCGATCGCGAACCTCGACCCATCGGCGGATCTCGTGATCACGCAGAGCCAGCTCACCGATCGTGCCCGGCAGCAGACGCCCGACGCGCTGCACGTCTCGGTGGACAACTTCATGAACTCCCCGAAGTACGACGAGGTCGTCGACCTCATCAAGTCGAGAGGGGCTCGCTGACGCGACGGGCCGCGGACGCCGGGGGAGCGTCCGCGGCCCGCCCGTCGTGCGCCGCGAGCACCGGTCGACCCGATCCCGAAAGGACCAAGACATGACCGAAGAGATCCTGGCGCCCGGCGCGGTGCGCATCCTCGACCGGGTCGCCGATCGCGACGCGGCGATCCGGCAGGCGGGCGAGATCCTCGTCGAGGCGGGCGCCGTGCGCCCCGAGTACGTCGACGCGATGCTCGAGCGGGAGGCGTCGGTGTCGACCTACATGGGCAACCTCCTCGCCATCCCGCACGGCACGAACGAGGCGAAGGACGCGATCCTCCGCTCGGCGCTGTCGTTCGTGCGCTACGAGGAGCCCGTCGACTGGGCGGGCGACGAGGTGCGGTTCGTGGTGGGCATCGCCGGCATCGGCGACGAACACCTCGAGATCCTCTCGAAGATCGCCATCGTCTTCTCCGACGAGGACGAGGTCGCCGGCCTGCTCGCTGCTGGCAGCCCCGACGAACTCCGCGCCCGGCTCTCGGCGGTCAACGACTGATGCTCGCCGTCCACTTCGGCGCGGGCAACATCGGCCGCGGCTTCGTGGGGCTGCTGCTGCACGAGTCGGGGTACGACGTCGTGTTCGCCGACGTCGACCGCGCGCTCATCGACCGGCTCGAGGCATCCGACTCGTACACGGTGCACGAGGTGGGGCCGGGTGCGCGCGACCATCGCGTCGACCGGTTCCGCGCCATCGACAGTGCGACGGATGCCCCCGCTCTCGTCGCCGCGCTCGCCGCAGCGGACGTGGTGACCACCGCTGTCGGGC harbors:
- a CDS encoding PTS mannitol transporter subunit IICB, with protein sequence MTTTSPDTKRPGGARVAVQKFGTFLSGMIMPNIPALIAWGIITAFFIPVGWTPNADLATLVFPVIHYLLPILIAYTGGHMVYQVRGGVVAAIAVLGAIAGSDLLVDQFNATLPEGDAPLGYVHMFIGAMIMGPLAAYTMKWLDRLWDGRIKAGFEMLVNMFSAGIWGFVMAVVGFYPVAWLVNGIMTVLGNGVNWLIETNLLPLTSIIIEPAKVFFLNNAINHGVLTPLGTQEAADTGQSILFLLEANPGPGVGLLLAFTLFGIGAARATAPGAAVIQFFGGIHEVYFPYALMKPVLILALIAGGMTGVTTNMLLGGALRAPAAPGSIIAVLAQTAAGAYVAVILSVVLSAAVTFVIASVILRASRKRDLAAEAAGGDAFGAAIDRTTEAKGKQSAYLDGLRAEGMEDVEEAGVLTAATLGDKRIEHVVFACDAGMGSSAMGASVLRNKIKKAGIEGVTVVNTAIANLDPSADLVITQSQLTDRARQQTPDALHVSVDNFMNSPKYDEVVDLIKSRGAR
- a CDS encoding PTS sugar transporter subunit IIA; protein product: MTEEILAPGAVRILDRVADRDAAIRQAGEILVEAGAVRPEYVDAMLEREASVSTYMGNLLAIPHGTNEAKDAILRSALSFVRYEEPVDWAGDEVRFVVGIAGIGDEHLEILSKIAIVFSDEDEVAGLLAAGSPDELRARLSAVND